Proteins found in one Triticum aestivum cultivar Chinese Spring chromosome 4D, IWGSC CS RefSeq v2.1, whole genome shotgun sequence genomic segment:
- the LOC123100490 gene encoding NAC domain-containing protein 22, which produces MAMAAVASPIMEVDQDLPGFRFHPTEEELLGFYLSRVALGKKLHFDIIGTLNIYRHDPWDLPGMAKIGEREWYFFVPRDRKAGSGGRPNRTTERGFWKATGSDRAIRSTADPKRVIGLKKTLVFYQGRAPRGTKTDWVMNEYRLPDNGAPPPQEDTVLCKVYRKATPLKELEQRAFEIEEMKQRSGSNGGYGYSGAARACPAACDFYLSPSDDVQDNFLIPSSSSSSSTAPSDNSSSHDADAPRIAKKEADVAMVTVASTSSLPQAANAPFHLQLPAVNPPCGLQLPAANHGMSNMSSLQLPAASQGVVDLPSLQLPAASSHRVFDWLNDPFLTQLRSPWQDTHCMSPYAHLLY; this is translated from the exons ATGGCAATGGCAGCAGTGGCGTCGCCGATCATGGAGGTCGATCAGGACCTCCCCGGCTTCCGCTTCCACCCCACGGAGGAGGAGCTCCTCGGCTTCTACCTCTCCCGCGTCGCCCTCGGCAAAAAGCTCCACTTCGACATCATCGGCACCCTCAACATCTACCGCCACGATCCCTGGGATCTTCCTG GGATGGCAAAGATCGGGGAGAGGGAGTGGTACTTCTTCGTGCCGCGTGACCGGAAGGCCGGGAGCGGCGGGCGGCCGAACCGGACGACGGAGCGGGGGTTCTGGAAGGCGACGGGCTCTGACAGGGCCATCCGGAGCACCGCCGACCCCAAGCGGGTCATCGGCCTCAAGAAGACGCTCGTCTTCTACCAGGGCCGCGCTCCTCGGGGCACCAAGACCGACTGGGTCATGAACGAGTAccgcctccccgacaacggcgcgcCGCCGCCCCAGGAGGACACGGTGCTATGCAAGGTGTACCGGAAGGCCACGCCGCTAAAGGAGCTTGAGCAGAGAGCCTTTGAGATTGAGGAGATGAAGCAGAGATCAGGCAGCAACGGTGGGTACGGCTACAGTGGCGCGGCCAGAGCGTGCCCCGCAGCCTGCGACTTCTACCTGTCGCCGTCCGACGACGTCCAGGACAACTTcctgatcccctcctcctcctcctcctcatcgacGGCGCCGTCCGACAACAGCAGCAGCCACGACGCGGACGCGCCCAGGATAGCCAAGAAGGAAGCAGACGTCGCCATGGTCACCGTCGCGTCCACGTCGTCTCTGCCGCAAGCGGCAAACGCGCCCTTCCATCTGCAGCTCCCGGCCGTGAACCCACCCTGCGGCCTCCAGCTCCCGGCGGCGAACCATGGGATGTCGAACATGTCCAGCCTGCAGCTACCGGCGGCGAGCCAGGGTGTGGTGGACCTGCCAAGCCTGCAGCTCCCGGCGGCGAGCAGCCACAGAGTGTTCGACTGGCTAAATGACCCGTTCCTGACGCAGCTGCGCAGCCCGTGGCAGGACACGCATTGCATGTCCCCTTACGCCCATCTGCTATACTAA